One window of the Benincasa hispida cultivar B227 chromosome 3, ASM972705v1, whole genome shotgun sequence genome contains the following:
- the LOC120073809 gene encoding ACT domain-containing protein ACR1, giving the protein METVYQPYYVDPQLELLIERIYPPRVCIDNDTFQDCTLVKVDSANKHGILLEMVQVLTDLDLVISKSYISSDGGWFMDVFHVTDQFGNKVTDESLIHYIKQALCASRREGSSRIIRTCNMGKELLSSEHTAAEITGIDRPGLLSEIFAVLVELGCNVTAAVAWTHHKRAASIVYIEEGWNGGVIKDPKRLAHVQEQLENVVDAHNGQGETSSVKLTAPSTGRTHTERRLHQLMYANGDYEQCRCRDHSEICKKNCTPTHVGIESCKEKGYSIINIKSRDRPKLLFDTVCALTDLQYVVFHAAVSSNGTVADQEYFIRHKGGCILDSESERKRLLQALIAAIERRVSHGLRLELDALNRMGLLSDITRVFRENGFSISTINVGTNGERAFGSIFVTDASGYEVDVDPQVLELVLKEIGGSIAVVQGPSNRDDRASSSRANQGTKVTRVEDKPRFSLGNLLWSQLERLSSNFGSV; this is encoded by the exons ATGGAAACTGTGTATCAGCCTTATTACGTGGATCCTCAGTTAGAATTACTCATTGAAAGAATTTACCCTCCCAG AGTTTGCATAGACAATGATACATTTCAGGATTGCACCCTTGTGAAG gTTGACAGTGCAAACAAACATGGAATTCTACTTGAGATGGTGCAAGTTTTGACGGATCTTGACCTTGTAATCTCCAAATCTTACATTTCTTCAGACGGTGGATGGTTCATGGACG TTTTCCACGTGACAGATCAGTTTGGAAATAAAGTCACAGATGAAAGTCTCATCCATTACATTAAGCAG GCATTGTGTGCGAGTAGGAGAGAAGGGTCATCAAGAATAATAAGAACGTGCAATATGGGAAAGGAATTGTTGTCATCAGAGCATACGGCGGCGGAGATCACCGGAATTGATAGGCCAGGTCTCTTATCGGAGATATTCGCCGTACTGGTTGAATTGGGCTGCAACGTCACGGCGGCCGTCGCGTGGACCCACCACAAAAGGGCAGCGTCCATTGTCTACATTGAAGAAGGTTGGAATGGTGGAGTGATAAAGGATCCAAAACGGCTGGCCCATGTGCAGGAGCAACTTGAGAACGTGGTTGACGCCCATAATGGACAGGGGGAAACAAGCAGCGTGAAGTTGACAGCTCCATCAACTGGACGGACCCACACCGAGCGGCGGCTCCACCAGCTGATGTATGCCAATGGCGATTACGAGCAGTGTCGATGTCGAGACCATAGTGAAATATGTAAAAAGAATTGCACTCCTACACATGTAGGGATTGAGAGTTGTAAGGAGAAAGGATATTCAATTATCAATATTAAAAGTAGGGACCGTCCGAAGCTGTTGTTCGATACGGTTTGTGCTCTTACCGATTTACAGTATGTCGTGTTTCATGCTGCAGTGAGTTCGAACGGGACTGTGGCTGATCAG gagtattttattcgacataaAGGTGGTTGCATCTTAGATTCAGAGAGTGAAAGGAAAAGGCTTTTACAGGCCCTTATTGCAGCCATAGAGAGAAGGGTTTCACAT GGATTGAGGCTGGAACTCGATGCTTTAAATCGAATGGGACTGTTATCAGATATCACACGGGTATTTCGTGAAAATGGTTTTTCGATCTCTACAATTAACGTTGGAACCAATGGCGAGAGAGCTTTTGGATCCATTTTTGTCACAGATGCGTCAGGGTATGAAGTGGATGTGGATCCACAGGTGTTGGAGTTAGTGCTCAAAGAGATTGGAGGATCGATTGCTGTTGTGCAAGGGCCTTCAAATCGGGATGATCGAGCCTCCTCTTCAAGAGCGAACCAGGGAACCAAAGTTACTAGAGTTGAAGATAAGCCAAGATTTTCATTAGGCAACTTGTTGTGGTCTCAACTTGAACGCCTTTCGAGTAACTTTGGCTCGGTTTAA